CGTCGCGCCGGACCAGCCGCTGATCGTCTCGGTCGGTCGGCTGCACCCGCAGAAGCGGTACGACGTGCTGGTGGACGCCGCCGCCCGCTGGCGGGACCTGGATCCGGTACCGGTGGTGGTGATCGCCGGAAGCGGGCCGAGCTACCTCCAGTTGGCGGCCCGGATCTCGGCCGCCCGGGCCCCGGTCAACCTGCTCGGGCACCGCACCGACGTGGCCGAACTGCTCGTCGGCGCCGACCTGGCCCTGGTCACCAGCGACTGGGAGGCCCGGCAACTGTTCGCGCAGGAGGCACTGCGTTCCGGCGTTCCGTTGGTGGCCACCGCCGTCGGCGGCCTGCCCGAGCTGGTGGGTGAGGCGGCCGTACTGGTGCCGCCCGGAAACGTGGACGCGGTCGACCAGGCGGTACGGACGCTGCTCGCCGACGGGGACCGGCGTACCGAACTGGCCCGGCTGGCCGGCGTACAGGCGGCGAGTTGGCCGACCGAGGCGGGGACCGTCGCCACCGTCACCGCCCTGTACCGGGAGCTCGACAGCCAGCTGCCCTCCTCCGGCCGGGAGACCGGCTCGTCGGCGGGGCGGGGCTGATGCTGCGCCGGCTGGTACCCGTCCTGTTGACCGCGGTCGTCGTGGCTCTGGGGGTCGCCGCGCTGGTCATCCGGCCGTCCACCGGAGCGCCGGAGAAGACCGCCGACTACGTGGTGCTGGCCGGCGTACCGGGACTGCGCTGGGACGACGTCGACCCGGTAACCACCCCGACGCTCTGGCGGATGGCCGAGCGCGGTGCGATCGGGTCCCTGTCGGTCCGGTCGGCCCGGCAGCCGACCTGCCCGGTCGACGGCTGGCAGACCCTCGGCGCCGGCAACTTCGCGGCCTGGGACAGCGGTGCGGTGAATGGCCGGTGCCCGGCGCCGGACATCGCCATCGAACAGCCGGACGGGATCAGCGCCAACCTGCCCGACCAACGGGCCACGGTGAGCAACAACCAGGACAGGATGCGCTGGGGTACGGTGCCCGGCGCGCTCGCCGAGTCGGTCCGCTGCACCTACGCGGTCGGTCCCGGTGCCGCCATCGCCGCAGCCCGCCCGTTCGGCCGGGTGGACCGGTACGCCGAGAGCCTGCCGCCCGACCCGACCGGGCCGCTCGCCGACTGCATTCTCAGCATCATCGACCTCGGCACCGTCGCCGGAGACGATCCGGTCATCCGCGCCGCCGCCGCACGCCGGGCCGACGTCACCCTGGCCCGGGTGCTGGCCGCCCGGCCCAAGCAGTCGCTGGTGGTGGTGGCCGGAATCGCCGACACCGACCAGTCGTCGCGGCTGCACGTGGTGGTGGCGGACGGCCCCGGTTGGGAACGGGGCTGGCTCACCTCGCGGAGCACCGGACGGGAGGGCTACCTGCAACTGGTCGACCTGGCACCCACCGCCCTGGCGGCGCTCGGCCGGCCGGCTCCGGAGCAACTCTTCATCG
The nucleotide sequence above comes from Plantactinospora soyae. Encoded proteins:
- a CDS encoding glycosyltransferase family 4 protein, translating into MTGPAVGWTGSVVLLLASSTGGVGQHVTSLARGLVAAGVTVTVCGPAATQEQFDFTAVGARFVPVEIPASPTPADARAVAALRRVLAEPVDVVHAHGLRAGLVAVLARPTAPVVVTWHNAVLGGGLRGRVSRLVERIVARRARVTLGASADLVERAAALGAPDARLGAVAAPTLPPARRSRSAVRAEFGVAPDQPLIVSVGRLHPQKRYDVLVDAAARWRDLDPVPVVVIAGSGPSYLQLAARISAARAPVNLLGHRTDVAELLVGADLALVTSDWEARQLFAQEALRSGVPLVATAVGGLPELVGEAAVLVPPGNVDAVDQAVRTLLADGDRRTELARLAGVQAASWPTEAGTVATVTALYRELDSQLPSSGRETGSSAGRG